In the genome of Thermomicrobiales bacterium, the window GAACCATAACTTGTGTATTTCGGTTCATCCGTTGATGGTACCGGCTTCGATGGAAGTCGACTGAAATTTCCTTTTGAGAGTTAGTCGTCACTCACCTATTTGCGCCCTAATACCACCCCCACCGCCTCGTCCGGCGGCACCGCCGCCCCACGCGCAAATGCCGATGCAAACGCTTCATCCGTGATCTGGGCGCGGAGGAGTTGTACTTCGCGGTCGTAGAAGGCCTGGACAGCCGGGAGCGGGGTGAGGCCGCTGGTGTGTTGCAGGGGCATGGCGACGCCGCAGAGCCAGGCGGCATGCTCGGCCTGGCCGCGGCGGTGCGCGACGGCGGCGTGGCCCAGGATGGCGAGCGATTGATGATAGAGGTCGCCGGTGCGCTCGTACAGGAGCAGAAGATCGCGATAGCCTGCACTGGCAGTGTCGAGCTGTCCGTCCAGGCACTGCGCGGTTGTGAGATAGAGCGTTGCGTCGGAGGCGAGGAAGGTTGGGCGCTCGGCTTCGAGCCGGGTGACTGATTCTCCAAGGTTCCTGAGTGCGCCATCGATGTCGCCCTGCAGGAGGGCGAGCAGCCCGAGGTTATGGAGCGCTTGTGCTTGGCAGAGGGCATCACCGGTTCGTTGAGCAATCTCCTGGTATTGCTGGAGGTACGGGGCCGCAGTATCGAAATGACCGAGCACGATATGGAGCACGGCCATTTCGCTCAGCGCCGTAGCGACTCCCAAATCATTGCCAGCTGCTTGCCATTGTTCGACTTGTTGCTCGAGCAAGATCAGCGCTGTTCGCGGACCATCAGTGGTGATCCTCGCCCATGCGAGCGTTGCGAAAATGTGTGCTTGGCCGACTGGGTCGTTGATCTCCTGCCAGATCGCCAGGGCCTCTGTTGCATGTACATAAACGAGGTCGTGACTGTTCGACGTCAGTTCGAAGTGGGCAGCGCCGGTGAGCAGTTCTGCTCGTACCCGGGCCGGCAGGTCATCTGCATCAGCTAGCGCGGTTGTAACCCAGTGATAGCCGATGCGTCCCAGCGGGTACTCCAGCCAGTAGGGCCAGAGCGCGGCAGCGAGGCGCGCCAGTAAGAGCGTTTCGCCGGTTGTCTGTGCCCAGATGAGCGCGGCGTCGAAGTTCGCGCGCTCGCGGTCAACGCGCTCAAACCAGCCGGCACGGCTGCCCTTCGGAACGTAGGGTGGCGCGTCCTCGGCGAGGGCGAGCATTGCTCGGGCGTGGCGTTCGGCGGTCGCGTCGCGTTCGTTGGTCGCGTCGAGGCGTTCGAGGGCGTACTCGCGGATCGTCGCCAGCATCCGGTAGCGTGAGGTGGGGCCGTCGTCGAAGTGTTCGATGAGGTTGGCGTCGTTGAGGGCGGCAAGCAGGGTCGGGATGTCATCGGCGGCCAGGTCCGGGCCGCTGGCGACGGAGATAGCAAGAGATTCATTCCAGCCGCTGAGGATGCCGAGTCGGGCGAACAACCGTTGGGCAGGCGACGAGAGCAACTGCTCGCTCCAGGCGATCGTCGCGCGGAGGGCACGCTGCCGTTCAGCGACGTCGCGCGGTCCGTCTCCAGCCAGTGACAGCACATCAGGGACGCGGCTGACGAGGTCTGCCAGGGTGAAGCTGTCGGTGCGGGCGGCGACCAGCTCGATCGCCAACGGCAGACCGTCGAGTCGTGCGCAGAGCGTGGCGATATCTGGAGCCGACGCCGGCGTCAACGTGAACTCGTGATCGACGGTCTGCGCGCGCTGGACGAACAGCTCGACTGCCGAGTTGGCTGCCAGCGTCTCGATGGGCGCTTCGGGGGATGGCACTGGCAGCGGTCGGACCATTCGACGGTGTTCTCCGCTGACATGGAGCGGCACTCTGCTGGTTGTCAGGATCGTGACGCCCGGTGCTGCCTGCAACAGCCGCACCAGCGCCGGGCCGCAGTCGATGATCTGCTCGAGGTTGTCAAGGATGAGCAGCATCTTGCGGCGAGTAAGCCAGGCGGTGATGCGCTCTTCGGGCGTTGCGTCAGTGCTGTCGGCGAGGCCGAGTGCCATGGCAACCTGCGGCATCAGTTGCGTTGGGTCGGTGCTGTCGGCGAGGCTGACGAAGAACACGCCGTCGGGGAATGCGTCGAGGAGTTCGGCTGCCGCGCGCAGTGCCAACCGGGTCTTTCCGCTGCCGCCCGGACCAGTCAGGGTGACGAGGCGCACGCTCGGTTGGGACAGGAAGATGGCGAGGTCGATCACCTCGTCGTCGCGACCGACGAACGAGGTCAGTTCTGCCGGCAGGTTGTTTGGTGCGCGCACCAGCCAGCGTTCGAGCAGGGCCGCGCGTTCGAGCTGCGACGTGTACAGTGCGTCAATGGTCGGGATGCCCGCCGCTCGCAGCGCGCGGTTCGCCTGCGCTCGGGTCAGTTGCAGTGTCGCCAGCAGTTGGAGCAGTCCGTCCCAATAGTAGGGTGCGACGGACTTGCCGTGGAGCCAGCGATTGAGTGTCGCCTTCGGTAGCCCGGCCGCCTGAGCGATGTCGGTTTGCTTCTGTCCGCCGATATATTCCGCGAGGATTGCCGCGAGACGGGAGTGATTCTCCGGCTGAGCTTGGTTCTGCATGTGCGCACCATCCAGATCATAGCCGCGCGGATCGCTTGGACGCATAGTTGTGTCTGCGATCGTGTATCGTGTGCGTAGACTCATTGTAGCGCCACCAGTTGGTCAATTGTGGTGCAAGAATGGACTGTTCGGTGGCGATCGGCAACCTCTCGCGGCGCGGACGTCTACTCTATCCTGTTGGCTATCTCGGCGTGGAGTCGCTGACTCAGGCACGCAATGTCTGGCTGCTATATTGTTACGCGCCGCCGGCTGACGCCGACCGCGAAGCGCTGCTGCGGATTTCGACGGTGAGCATCATCCTGTTTGCCGGCAAGCTGATTGAGGCGTTCGATGACACGCTGATCGGCTGGTGGAGCGACCGCTCGTCGAGCCGCCTCGGTCGACGCATCCCGTTCGTCCTGGCAGGTACGCCGTTGATGGCGCTGTTTGGCTTCCTGGTGCTTGTCCCGCCGACAAATGTCGGACCGCTCGGTGCGGCGCTGTATCTCTTCCTGACGATGGAATTGCTGTACTTCTTTGCGACGATCGCCAACGCGCCGTACGACGCGTTGCTACCGGAGATTGCACCGACGGCTGCAGAGCGCCTCGATCTCTCGGCGCGTCGCGTCTACTTCGGCATCGTCGGCGCAGGGGTGGGGCTGGTGGGGAGCGGTCTCCTCGTCGCCCGGTTCGGTTTCGTGGGGATGGCGGCGGTAGTGGCCGTGCTGGCGCTGGTGAGTCGCTACGTCGGGCTGTTCGGCGTCTGGGAACCGGCGCGGCGCAGTGTGGCGAGTGCTGAGGTCAGCCTGCGTGATTCGATCGGCGCGCTGCTGGAGCACCGCCGCTTTCTGCGCTTCATGGCCTCGTTCGTCCTGTTCCAGGCAGCGCTGACGATGCTGCTCGGCCTGTTGCCGTATTACGTCAGCGGCGTGCTGCGGCAGGATGCCGAAGGTATCTGGGTGGCGCTGCTGACGGCGGTCGGGCTGGGGACGATGATGCTGGCGATCCCGCTGTTTTCCAGTCTGGCCCGACGCACGACGCCGCTGCACGGGTATCGGGTGGCGATGCTGTCTGCCGCGCTGGCGTTCCCGCTGCTGGGTGTCGCCGGGTTCGTCCCCGGTGTGCCGGTCGAAGGTGAGGTGATCGCCGTGCTGATGCTAGTCGGTGCGCCGTTGGCGGGCATCTTCCTGTTCCCCGGCCCACTGGTGGCGGAGATGTGCGACGAGGATGCGTTGCGATCTGCCGGGCGACGTGAGGGCGTGTTCTACGGCGCGCAGGCGTTTGTCGAGAAGGTGGCAACCTCGATCGCTCCGCTGGTTCTGGGGCTGCTGCTGATCTTTGGCAGTTCGGCTGAGCATCCGCTCGGCATCCGACTGGTTGGCCCGGTTGCCGCGATCCTCGTCTTCAGCGGGTTCCTGATCGCCGGGAGCGTGGAGTCATCCAGCATCGTGCCGACTGCGGCGTTGAGTAGTAGCGACTGAGGCGTGACCGCCGGGGAGATTGTCCGGACTAGGCCGGCATCAACCGTTCGAAGCGCTCGACGTTGTGGACGAAGATGACCGCGCCGCCGACTTCGACCTCGAAGTTCTCCGGCATGTAGAGCAGGCCCGGCTCCAGCGCCGGTGAATAGGGGACAGCCATCTGCTTGCGGCGGCGGCAGACGCGGCGGATGATCGAGATCACCTGCGGGACCTGGTGATCTTCGACGCCGGTCATCAGCGAGCTGTTGCCCATGCGGAGAAACGATCCGGTGCTACCGATGCGCGTCACCCGGAAGCTATCCGTGATCAGGGCGTCGGTCAGGTTGTCAACATCTTCGTCCTGCACGATCGCGATGATCAGCTTCATCTCGCCTACCTCTGCTATCTACCAACGGCTGGTATGCGGAGTATAGCGTACCGTCAGGTCTGGATGCTGCGTTGGTAGCATCATATCCGTCGCGCCGGTCGCGAGAAACAGGTTGCCCGCTCAGCCAACCCGGAGCGGGCAACCATGCAACGTGTCTGGAACTAGAGTGCAGGCAACAACTCTTCGGACGCCGACGGGGTCGTGGCGGACGTCGAGGCCTGGTCGGGGATCGGCTCGCAGATGACCGTCGTGCCATCGCGCCCGTGACTAAGGTGCAGCCCGTGGAACCAGTCGGCCCAGCGTGCGTCGAGGTGGCTCTTCACGCGGATCTCGTACTGCCCGGGGCTCGACATCTGGCGGATCGTGTGACGTACTCATCGTGCTCCCTTCGCGAAGACAACCGTTCAGTGGCCTGTTGAGAAGGTAGGAGCTGATGTGGTGAGTGAGGTGGTGATTTTTCGGGGGCGGGGTGGGGGCGTGTCGGCGCGATCGACGAATTGATGGGGCATTGCTGCCGTGCCATGGCGGCCGGGTATCGGCACGGGTTCCGCGGGACGGCACACATCACGCCAGATATCGAGACTCCCGCGTCGATGACAATGCCGACTCTTACCTGCGTTGGATTGAGTCGGAAGGGTGGGAGATTTCTCAGCTGCGGCCTCGAAATGACGGGACAAGAGGTAGGTTACCGAGCCTTCATTGCTAGCAATGGCGAACATGGGTCCGATAACCAACCTCGCCTGTCATCTTGAGCCCGTATGCCCGCCGGACTTCAGTCCAACGCGGAAATCGCCGCTCAAGACGGTGTGGCCGCCACGCCTGAGCGACCGAACTCTGACGGCAACACGGCCCTGTCGCATGTAGCCGCGACAGGGCCGTTCTCAGACCAGCATGATCAGTCCGCGACGCTGGCGAGCTCCTTGACGGCGTGCAGGACGCCAGCCGAGGGCGATCTCCAGCACTTCGTCCATGCTGGCTGACGAGGCGGACGGGCAGGACATTTCACTTTGATCTCCGGGAGGTCGGCGAGATCCTTCTCATTGCGCGCCGGGGCGATCATCGTGGTGATGCCGCCTCGGTGTGCGGCGGAGAACTTTCTCTCGCAGGCCGCCGATCAGCAGCACCTTGCCACGCAGCGTGATCTCGCCGGTCATCGCGACATCCTTATGGACGCGGATGCCGGTGATCGCCGAGATGAGCGCGGTCGCCATCGTCACACCGGCCGAGGGGCCGTCCTTCGGGATCGCGCCGGCCGGGACGTGGATGTGGATCGTGTGGTTGTCGAAGTAGCCCTCCGGGATGCCGAGCGCATCAGCGCGCGAGCGGGCGTAGGAGATCGCGGCGCGCGCCGATTCCTGCATCACGTCGCCGAGTTGGCCGGTCAGGATCAGTTCGGCCTTGCCGCTGGTGATGCTGACCTCGACCGATAGCAGGTCGCCGCCGGCGCTGGTGACAGCCGTGCCGGTGGCAACGCCGATCTCGTCATGCTCCTCAGCCAGACCGTACTCGAAGCGCGGGATGCCGAGGTAGTGCGGCAGGTCGTCGGCGTGTACCGTTGTCAGTTCGGGCGAGTCCGTCTCGGCAACCCGACGGGCGATCTTGCGACACAGCGCGCCCAGTTCGCGATCCAGATTACGCACGCCGGACTCGTGAGTGTATTCGCGGATCAGCCGCAGGACGGTGTCGTCGGTGACGGCCAGATGGTCGGTCGTCAGCCCGTGGGCCTCCAGCGCCTTCGGCAGCAGGAACG includes:
- a CDS encoding tetratricopeptide repeat protein, with the translated sequence MQNQAQPENHSRLAAILAEYIGGQKQTDIAQAAGLPKATLNRWLHGKSVAPYYWDGLLQLLATLQLTRAQANRALRAAGIPTIDALYTSQLERAALLERWLVRAPNNLPAELTSFVGRDDEVIDLAIFLSQPSVRLVTLTGPGGSGKTRLALRAAAELLDAFPDGVFFVSLADSTDPTQLMPQVAMALGLADSTDATPEERITAWLTRRKMLLILDNLEQIIDCGPALVRLLQAAPGVTILTTSRVPLHVSGEHRRMVRPLPVPSPEAPIETLAANSAVELFVQRAQTVDHEFTLTPASAPDIATLCARLDGLPLAIELVAARTDSFTLADLVSRVPDVLSLAGDGPRDVAERQRALRATIAWSEQLLSSPAQRLFARLGILSGWNESLAISVASGPDLAADDIPTLLAALNDANLIEHFDDGPTSRYRMLATIREYALERLDATNERDATAERHARAMLALAEDAPPYVPKGSRAGWFERVDRERANFDAALIWAQTTGETLLLARLAAALWPYWLEYPLGRIGYHWVTTALADADDLPARVRAELLTGAAHFELTSNSHDLVYVHATEALAIWQEINDPVGQAHIFATLAWARITTDGPRTALILLEQQVEQWQAAGNDLGVATALSEMAVLHIVLGHFDTAAPYLQQYQEIAQRTGDALCQAQALHNLGLLALLQGDIDGALRNLGESVTRLEAERPTFLASDATLYLTTAQCLDGQLDTASAGYRDLLLLYERTGDLYHQSLAILGHAAVAHRRGQAEHAAWLCGVAMPLQHTSGLTPLPAVQAFYDREVQLLRAQITDEAFASAFARGAAVPPDEAVGVVLGRK
- a CDS encoding MFS transporter, which gives rise to MAIGNLSRRGRLLYPVGYLGVESLTQARNVWLLYCYAPPADADREALLRISTVSIILFAGKLIEAFDDTLIGWWSDRSSSRLGRRIPFVLAGTPLMALFGFLVLVPPTNVGPLGAALYLFLTMELLYFFATIANAPYDALLPEIAPTAAERLDLSARRVYFGIVGAGVGLVGSGLLVARFGFVGMAAVVAVLALVSRYVGLFGVWEPARRSVASAEVSLRDSIGALLEHRRFLRFMASFVLFQAALTMLLGLLPYYVSGVLRQDAEGIWVALLTAVGLGTMMLAIPLFSSLARRTTPLHGYRVAMLSAALAFPLLGVAGFVPGVPVEGEVIAVLMLVGAPLAGIFLFPGPLVAEMCDEDALRSAGRREGVFYGAQAFVEKVATSIAPLVLGLLLIFGSSAEHPLGIRLVGPVAAILVFSGFLIAGSVESSSIVPTAALSSSD
- a CDS encoding cyclic-di-AMP receptor, which gives rise to MKLIIAIVQDEDVDNLTDALITDSFRVTRIGSTGSFLRMGNSSLMTGVEDHQVPQVISIIRRVCRRRKQMAVPYSPALEPGLLYMPENFEVEVGGAVIFVHNVERFERLMPA